Proteins from a genomic interval of Helicoverpa armigera isolate CAAS_96S chromosome 9, ASM3070526v1, whole genome shotgun sequence:
- the LOC126054288 gene encoding uncharacterized protein LOC126054288, whose translation MSSFLLYFLVSINSSRLLGQWQTDIFDCKMKSNYVLRLLLILVCALIGIHSQMCITLKFTTRLVPETFLTYDLNDEFVLITKKTYATKYDITEHKICCDGYKIEDGEEPSNTTCKPECHSDCKNGYCKRPDECACNAGYTLRNDTCTPHCEHCEHGACVAPNMCWCDAGYRIEDGICQPVCTTPCVHGTCVAPDTCQCLPGYRKTTKIACYCCTTMVCKYSTTCSCGLYLHLRKEETESNECVPECNRPCGNGTCVNPNQCECFPGYSVNNYTQMDPLDTPVCVLTDEISTTRAPTTSLPLSKTTTYKLLTESNTTASSKNLYFTKVHNFTTVVHNFESTTTPESKLLTDVNYPMAINATTMVPTDVTLTNKAEYGSTTTTVSYFVSDMTVTEGAKLNITSTERINAESWMQQNGIFVWISVVLLLVGIIILLVWRRIPMRIIDRFRGRSYYVYRYHNADLFNIKCYYANTLAKIKMLINPVIFVLIIVSTLVDVECQVCFKAVRGYVARRRFIITRICCEGYTLEADHKEVSVDTCKPICTTNCTNGYCKRPDECACNAGYTLRNDTCAPLCEDCSHGDCVTPGTCRCSAGYDLVAGTCQPVCTTPCVHGTCVAPDTCQCLPGYRQSDLKGSDCEPICSSGCIYGDCKAPEKCVCHSGWRNSNGTCSPVCNVPCGNGTCIFPNVCACFLGYRNTMLRSRGVDDAPVCKPVCKNCNGVCIAPNQCKEETQTMIALATTSTNSPNNNLTVGILMTQSYSSFYWSSTENLDHIENSTVTLEKLTEYSWMKEHQIILISLVVIVTTGIVVFIVWQRLPMKIIYFFKGKNYNIKGAGLRRNISNSFVNIQFLSQLESRS comes from the exons ATGAGtagttttttgttatattttttggtgTCTATTAATAGTTCGCGATTACTCGGTCAGTGGCAAACCGATATTTTTGATTGTAAAATGAAATCCAATTATGTGTTACGTTTGTTGCTAATTTTAGTGTGCGCATTAATTGGAATACACTCTCAAATGtgtattacattaaaatt TACAACAAGATTAGTCCCGGAGACGTTTCTTACTTACGACCTTAACGACGAGTTTGTTTTGATTACCAAGAAGACATATGCAAcg aaatacgACATTACGGAACACAAAATTTGCTGTGACGGATACAAAATAGAAGACGGCGAGGAACCTAG caaCACGACATGCAAACCTGAATGTCACTCAGATTGTAAGAATGGCTACTGCAAGCGCCCTGACGAGTGCGCGTGTAACGCTGGGTACACACTGCGCAATGACACCTGCACTCCGCACTGTGAGCACTGTGAGCACGGCGCCTGCGTCGCTCCTAACATGTGCTGGTGCGACGCCGGGTACAGAATCGAGGACGGCATCTGTCAGCCCGTGTGCACCACTCCTTGTGTCCACGGCACCTGTGTAGCCCCAGACACGTGCCAATGTCTTCCTGGGTACAGAAAAACTACAAAGATTGCATGTTACTGTTGCACTACTATGGTATGTAAATATAGTACAACCTGTAGCTGCGGCTTGTATTTACACTTACGGAAAGAAGAAACTGAATCGAACGAATGCGTTCCTGAATGTAATCGTCCATGTGGTAATGGAACCTGTGTTAATCCGAACCAATGCGAATGCTTTCCAGGGTACTCAGTCAATAACTATACCCAGATGGATCCTTTGGACACACCCGTGTGTGTGTTAACGGACGAAATAAGTACCACAAGGGCACCTACGACTAGCCTTCCGTTGAGTAAAACGACAACATACAAATTATTAACCGAATCAAACACTACGGCATCttcaaaaaatctatattttactAAGGTTCATAATTTTACAACTGTTGTCCATAATTTTGAAAGCACAACAACGCctgaaagtaaattattaacAGATGTAAACTACCCGATGGCCATAAACGCTACAACAATGGTACCTACAGACGTGACATTAACCAACAAGGCAGAATACGGGTCTACTACCACCACCGTGTCATACTTTGTAAGCGATATGACCGTTACCGAAGGAGCAAAACTTAACATCACAAGCACTGAAAGAATAAATGCTGAGTCATG gaTGCAACAAAATGGAATATTCGTTTGGATATCAGTTGTGTTACTATTAGTTGGAATCATAATACTATTAGTTTGGCGACGGATACCAATGAGGATTATCGACAGGTTCAGAGGAAGAAGTTATTATGTCTACAGATATCATAATGCGGACTTG TTCAACATTAAATGTTATTACGCTAACACGTTagcgaaaataaaaatgttaataaatccTGTGATTTTCGTGCTGATTATAGTTTCTACATTAGTGGATGTAGAGTGTCAAGTTTGTTTCAAAGCAGTAAGGGGATATGTTGCG AGAAGGAGGTTTATTATAACTAGAATCTGCTGCGAAGGATACACCTTAGAAGCTGACCATAAGGAAGTCAG TGTGGATACTTGCAAACCGATTTGCACAACAAACTGCACGAATGGCTACTGCAAGCGCCCTGACGAGTGCGCGTGTAATGCTGGGTACACACTGCGCAATGACACCTGCGCGCCGCTCTGTGAAGACTGTTCGCATGGCGACTGCGTCACTCCGGGCACCTGCCGGTGCTCCGCCGGGTACGATCTCGTGGCCGGCACGTGTCAGCCCGTGTGCACCACTCCTTGTGTCCACGGCACCTGTGTAGCCCCAGACACGTGCCAATGTCTTCCCGGGTACAGACAAAGTGATTTAAAGGGCAGTGATTGTGAACCAATATGTTCCAGCGGTTGCATTTATGGTGATTGCAAGGCTCCGGAAAAATGCGTCTGTCACTCGGGTTGGCGGAACAGTAATGGCACTTGCTCACCAGTATGCAACGTTCCATGTGGTAATGGCACTTGTATTTTCCCAAACGTATGCGCGTGTTTTTTGGGATACAGAAATACTATGTTAAGAAGCCGAGGTGTAGATGACGCTCCAGTGTGTAAACCTGTTTGCAAAAATTGCAATGGCGTCTGTATTGCCCCTAATCAATGTAAAGAGGAAACTCAAACAATGATTGCACTCGCAACGACAAGCACAAACAGCCCTAACAATAATCTGACAGTCGGTATTCTAATGACTCAGTCATATTCTTCATTTTACTGGAGTTCTACGGAAAACTTAGATCATATCGAGAACTCTACTGTCACATTGGAAAAACTTACGGAATATTCATG GATGAAAGAGCATCAAATTATTCTGATATCGCTTGTGGTAATCGTTACTACTGGGATAGTAGTGTTCATTGTTTGGCAACGACTACCTATGAAGATCATATATTTCTTTAAAGGCAAGAACTATAACATTAAAG gtgCCGGTCTAAGAAGAAATATCAGCAACTCATTTGTAAACATACAGTTCTTATCACAACTTGAATCACGGAGTTGA
- the LOC110372598 gene encoding uncharacterized protein LOC110372598 isoform X2, with protein MQKLSLAHLLIIGAFLIVAVQSRICSRISTKTSLTVEGHNNPGDVGSTSKPSHKQKIRHAKRTHMITYHCSEEDYNEISEAESKGINCIDCKYCSEDGTCFCNYGLLINNPCVNFCEICNQNGRCVVGPLGCECKTGTYYFREACPLSGVINSPTASTHADLYSTVSGNVESSTVRAEKSKVNINDRLNNTSNSTGSLTSNEPLNLTESQGYDEVTKRSLNVTTLESDQPHQVVKPISTDSVVSNKNNSNGLDQAPVVSRMQQNGMSIIISIILGNYKCGNQNTLLGGCSTGN; from the exons atgcaaaaactTTCTCTGGCTCATCTTCTTATTATAGGAGCATTTTTGATAGTTGCAGTGCAGTCCAGAATATGCAGTAGAATATCTAC TAAAACCTCATTAACCGTCGAAGGACATAACAATCCAGGAGATGTAGGCTCCACTTCAAAACCATCACATAAACAAAAGATCAGGCATGCTAAG AGAACCCACATGATCACTTATCATTGTAGCGAAGAAGATTACAACGAAATCAG tgaagCAGAAAGCAAAGGTATAAACTGTATAGACTGTAAATATTGTTCCGAAGATGGAACTTGTTTTTGTAACTACGGGTTATTGATAAATAACCCTTGTGTAAATTTTTGTGAGATATGCAATCAAAATGGACGTTGTGTCGTCGGTCCATTGGGATGCGAATGTAAGACTGGAACTTATTATTTCCGCGAAGCATGTCCACTTTCAGGTGTAATTAATTCTCCAACGGCAAGTACACATGCAGATTTATACAGTACCGTGTCAGGTAATGTTGAATCCAGTACAGTGCGAGCTGAGAAGAGTAAAGTTAATATTAATGATCGTTTAAACAACACGAGTAACTCAACAGGATCTTTGACATCTAATGAACCTTTGAATTTGACGGAATCACAAGGTTATGATGAAGTAACGAAAAGGAGTTTGAATGTTACAACACTTGAGTCTGACCAGCCTCATCAAGTTGTTAAGCCTATTTCAACAGACAGTGTTGtcagtaacaaaaacaactctaATGGATTGGACCAGGCACCAGTTGTATCAAG GATGCAGCAAAATGGGAtgtctattattatttcaataatactaGGTAATTATAAGTGTGGGAATCAAAATACTTTGTTGGGCGGTTGTTCAACAGGTAATTAA
- the LOC110372598 gene encoding uncharacterized protein LOC110372598 isoform X1 — translation MLKLSVIQLFIIGAFFIVAVQSRICSKEVVKTRPVVEPVSILSNGRHYMDEDEVTPKTLSKSKRRYENVTVTITYCCREEDDTEISLKECIKDCKANCMFGQCKKGSCVCSYGFKLVNKNCVSFCDLCIESNGTCDGLILCRCKSGSYVGQPCPFPDEYPKTTTEYLGDFRDTDEDVAFMRYLWAKLNNGSIPSGSEIALDDYDRFGGSNHTNNSTEPSTTIVPMNTTIAHSNNETTESVRTTTSSVNITRDTSEQSTAAKDVAPISTEDAVTGQSNSTDLKQGSATFKFQQNGVSILIAIIFGNHTCGNQDSLLVDAPSSN, via the exons atgttaaagCTTTCcgtaattcaattatttattattggagCATTTTTTATAGTCGCAGTGCAATCCAGAATATGTAGTAAAGAAGTAGT TAAAACGCGCCCGGTGGTTGAACCTGTTAGTATATTGTCAAATGGCCGACATTATATGGACGAGGATGAAGTGACTCCAAAAACATTATCTAAATCGAAGAGGAGGTATGAAAAC GTAACCGTCACGATCACATATTGTTGTAGAGAAGAAGATGACACAGAAATCAG TTTAAAAGAATGCATAAAAGACTGCAAAGCAAATTGTATGTTTGGCCAGTGCAAGAAAGGAAGTTGTGTATGTAGCTACGGGTTCAAATTAGTCAACAAAAACTGCGTCTCATTCTGTGACCTCTGCATAGAATCAAATGGGACGTGTGACGGTTTGATATTATGCCGGTGTAAGTCTGGAAGCTATGTGGGCCAACCATGTCCATTTCCTGATGAATATCCTAAAACGACTACGGAATATTTGGGAGATTTCAGAGACACTGATGAAGATGTAGCCTTTATGAGGTATTTGTGGGCGAAATTAAATAACGGTTCTATACCATCAGGATCTGAGATTGCTCTGGACGATTATGATCGCTTTGGAGGTTCGAACCACACGAATAATTCAACGGAACCTTCAACGACTATTGTACCTATGAATACGACGATAGCTCACAGTAATAATGAAACAACAGAAAGCGTAAGAACAACTACATCATCGGTAAATATTACACGAGATACAAGTGAGCAGTCTACTGCCGCCAAAGATGTTGCACCTATTTCAACCGAAGACGCTGTCACAGGTCAAAGTAACTCTACCGACTTAAAGCAGGGTTCAGCAACATTCAA gtttcaGCAAAATGGCGTGTCTATATTAATTGCAATAATATTCGGTAATCACACGTGCGGAAATCAAGATAGTTTGTTGGTGGATGCTCCAAGTAGTAATTAA